In Primulina huaijiensis isolate GDHJ02 chromosome 6, ASM1229523v2, whole genome shotgun sequence, a single window of DNA contains:
- the LOC140979170 gene encoding uncharacterized protein: protein MNSRFPIGLHERPQLSIGCILSATEKLLDVHPFEESKILLVKAEQRTGFQGLIFNKRISWDSLEEEGFDLLKEAPLSFGGPVLRSGLPLVALTHKFIENQSVEILQEVYFLDPWATQSVIEEIRVGNQSVHDYWFFFGYSSWGWDQLFHEIAQGAWNIKNGSLEQLELPWT from the coding sequence ATGAATTCTCGATTCCCTATTGGCTTACATGAAAGACCTCAGTTGTCCATCGGCTGCATCCTAAGTGCTACAGAAAAGCTTCTGGATGTTCACCCATTTGAAGAATCTAAAATTCTTCTTGTGAAAGCAGAACAAAGAACTGGATTTCAAGGCTTGATTTTTAACAAACGTATCAGTTGGGACTCCCTTGAAGAAGAAGGTTTTGACTTATTAAAGGAGGCACCTTTGTCCTTTGGTGGTCCTGTATTGAGAAGTGGATTGCCTCTTGTTGCTTTGACGcacaaatttattgaaaatcaaTCTGTAGAAATCCTACAGGAAGTTTACTTTCTTGATCCATGGGCCACACAAAGCGTAATTGAAGAAATTAGAGTGGGTAACCAATCAGTTCATGACTACTGGTTTTTTTTCGGATATTCAAGTTGGGGTTGGGATCAATTATTCCATGAAATTGCTCAAGGAGCTTGGAATATAAAAAATGGCAGTTTGGAACAGTTGGAGTTGCCATGGACATGA
- the LOC140978029 gene encoding WAT1-related protein At5g47470-like isoform X2, with protein MQARFIKGDCLKMMGNWKKLQWIEDVGIIVGLIIVQFMYAGNSILLSYLLKLGFQPSSLVIFSTFATFVLLSPLAIFFERKQWPTKFSVKLWIQLLLLSFGGVTVFQSLFMKGVSLTSPAMATAMPNLAPGLVFCIAWAFRLEKIELASIYSRAKIAGTLLCVVGALLMSLMQSTVQYPSAKEAQVSNSSSPPNNTYDEQTLIGCMYLIAAIFVLSSQIVLQATTLRDFPAPISLCAITSLIGVVLTAMVQMIEDNGWDTGWPLLTIQQLIGYSLLAGSVSGMCVSFNGWAMKKRGPVMVSIFNPLATVISVALSVITLGESISIGSLAGMCLMFTGLYFVLWAKGNEGFSIDDDNNSVESEHDVEKPLLC; from the exons ATGCAAGCAAGGTTCATCAAGGGGGATTGCTTAAAAATGATGGGCAACTGGAAGAAACTGCAGTGGATTGAAGATGTTGGTATAATTGTGGGATTGATAATAGTTCAGTTCATGTATGCGGGGAACTCAATTTTGCTGAGTTATCTCTTGAAACTTGGGTTTCAGCCTTCTTCTCTTGTCATTTTTTCTACATTTGCCACATTTGTTTTACTCTCTCCTCTAGCCATCTTCTTTGAAAG GAAGCAATGGCCTACCAAATTCAGTGTCAAGTTATGGATTCAACTTCTTTTACTTTCTTTTGGAGG TGTGACTGTATTTCAGTCTCTGTTCATGAAAGGTGTCAGTCTCACTTCACCAGCTATGGCCACAGCAATGCCAAATCTTGCACCAGGACTTGTCTTTTGTATTGCCTGGGCTTTCAG ATTAGAGAAAATAGAGTTGGCAAGCATATACAGCAGAGCCAAGATTGCAGGGACTTTACTCTGTGTTGTTGGAGCACTTTTAATGAGTCTGATGCAAAGCACGGTGCAATACCCATCGGCGAAGGAGGCTCAAGTCTCGAATTCGTCTTCACCACCTAATAACACTTACGACGAACAAACCTTGATCGGTTGCATGTATCTAATTGCAGCTATTTTTGTGTTGTCAAGTCAAATCGTTTTACAA GCTACAACTTTACGCGATTTTCCGGCCCCTATATCCTTGTGTGCAATAACATCACTCATTGGTGTGGTTCTTACTGCCATGGTTCAGATGATTGAAGATAATGGATGGGATACTGGATGGCCTTTGCTAACTATTCAACAACTCATTGGCTACTCCCTTTTG GCAGGCAGTGTGAGTGGAATGTGTGTAAGCTTCAACGGATGGGCAATGAAGAAAAGAGGTCCTGTCATGGTGTCTATATTTAACCCCCTTGCGACGGTCATTTCCGTCGCACTATCAGTAATAACTTTGGGAGAATCCATTAGCATAGGGAG CCTTGCAGGTATGTGCCTCATGTTCACCGGTCTCTATTTCGTGCTCTGGGCTAAAGGGAATGAAGGTTTTTCCATCGATGATGACAATAACTCAGTGGAAAGTGAGCACGATGTGGAGAAGCCTCTATTATGTTGA
- the LOC140978029 gene encoding WAT1-related protein At5g47470-like isoform X1: MQARFIKGDCLKMMGNWKKLQWIEDVGIIVGLIIVQFMYAGNSILLSYLLKLGFQPSSLVIFSTFATFVLLSPLAIFFERQQWPTKFSVKLWIQLLLLSFGGVTVFQSLFMKGVSLTSPAMATAMPNLAPGLVFCIAWAFRLEKIELASIYSRAKIAGTLLCVVGALLMSLMQSTVQYPSAKEAQVSNSSSPPNNTYDEQTLIGCMYLIAAIFVLSSQIVLQATTLRDFPAPISLCAITSLIGVVLTAMVQMIEDNGWDTGWPLLTIQQLIGYSLLAGSVSGMCVSFNGWAMKKRGPVMVSIFNPLATVISVALSVITLGESISIGSLAGMCLMFTGLYFVLWAKGNEGFSIDDDNNSVESEHDVEKPLLC, from the exons ATGCAAGCAAGGTTCATCAAGGGGGATTGCTTAAAAATGATGGGCAACTGGAAGAAACTGCAGTGGATTGAAGATGTTGGTATAATTGTGGGATTGATAATAGTTCAGTTCATGTATGCGGGGAACTCAATTTTGCTGAGTTATCTCTTGAAACTTGGGTTTCAGCCTTCTTCTCTTGTCATTTTTTCTACATTTGCCACATTTGTTTTACTCTCTCCTCTAGCCATCTTCTTTGAAAGGCAA CAATGGCCTACCAAATTCAGTGTCAAGTTATGGATTCAACTTCTTTTACTTTCTTTTGGAGG TGTGACTGTATTTCAGTCTCTGTTCATGAAAGGTGTCAGTCTCACTTCACCAGCTATGGCCACAGCAATGCCAAATCTTGCACCAGGACTTGTCTTTTGTATTGCCTGGGCTTTCAG ATTAGAGAAAATAGAGTTGGCAAGCATATACAGCAGAGCCAAGATTGCAGGGACTTTACTCTGTGTTGTTGGAGCACTTTTAATGAGTCTGATGCAAAGCACGGTGCAATACCCATCGGCGAAGGAGGCTCAAGTCTCGAATTCGTCTTCACCACCTAATAACACTTACGACGAACAAACCTTGATCGGTTGCATGTATCTAATTGCAGCTATTTTTGTGTTGTCAAGTCAAATCGTTTTACAA GCTACAACTTTACGCGATTTTCCGGCCCCTATATCCTTGTGTGCAATAACATCACTCATTGGTGTGGTTCTTACTGCCATGGTTCAGATGATTGAAGATAATGGATGGGATACTGGATGGCCTTTGCTAACTATTCAACAACTCATTGGCTACTCCCTTTTG GCAGGCAGTGTGAGTGGAATGTGTGTAAGCTTCAACGGATGGGCAATGAAGAAAAGAGGTCCTGTCATGGTGTCTATATTTAACCCCCTTGCGACGGTCATTTCCGTCGCACTATCAGTAATAACTTTGGGAGAATCCATTAGCATAGGGAG CCTTGCAGGTATGTGCCTCATGTTCACCGGTCTCTATTTCGTGCTCTGGGCTAAAGGGAATGAAGGTTTTTCCATCGATGATGACAATAACTCAGTGGAAAGTGAGCACGATGTGGAGAAGCCTCTATTATGTTGA